A part of Peromyscus maniculatus bairdii isolate BWxNUB_F1_BW_parent chromosome 10, HU_Pman_BW_mat_3.1, whole genome shotgun sequence genomic DNA contains:
- the LOC102925291 gene encoding LOW QUALITY PROTEIN: 60 kDa heat shock protein, mitochondrial (The sequence of the model RefSeq protein was modified relative to this genomic sequence to represent the inferred CDS: inserted 11 bases in 8 codons; substituted 5 bases at 5 genomic stop codons), which yields MNPDESSILISFTLVLCPPPKKVRFCSDAXALMIQGVDPLADAVAVXMRPRRKRVTIEQRXRSPNATKDGVAVAKLIDLKNKYXNIRAIAQQWXSSLVQNIVNNTNEEAXHGIMTALACSIFKEGFEEVSKXVNPEEIRRGVMLVVDTEIAEIKKHLKPVSTPEATSQDAITSANGDTDIRNINFSGNILSDAMRNVGRKVLVTVKDRKTXSDKLEIIEGMKFDRRYISLHFINTPKGHNYEFQDAYIVLCKKKFLGLSPFYLLLRLPALTGSPFAKDTGGEALSTVIFNKXEVGLQVAAVKATGLGVRTSLKRLLCATSDAVFGEGALNLNLVGVQAYDLGKVGEVIVTKDGTTILLKGKDDKAEIKKHIQKITERLDTITSKYKKEKLNEHVAKSSHGVAVLKAEGASDIEMNKXRVTDVPNTPRAAVEEVLALGXGVCLLCCNPALNSLMPANEEQKIVXIIQEALKIPAVTIARNARVEGSLIIEKILQIFLSVGYDPVLGDFVNMVERGIIDPTKVVRTALLDAAGVASMLTTXEIPREEKKDPGMETMGGMRAASAERLGGARARGALADSRSGFCRPPLSPAGEPPSPVLGALAPVAPPVVAHSGLGCLGRRSHPCLTAGRAAPLACSARSALAFPSSQEQGMQMARPGREGAATAAATTAAAAGISRTHRSRRPPAVGGDGGGSEPGPRDEAPACPQLPGPAGELIGHHRSSGLATPGRHAALQRGPAPALPAPPRRAPGKEFARLAPGLSLSERVAGGGADPRQPEHLGGQQEEDGEEGWAEKPLLVLAAAPTYPLPPARRRKGEDEEEEEKERDGGWGGRTGYKDRLGGGWWKIFGLLSSGFSCGGGGGGGSGREGKAAPAMTAWSPCSGAGGGIRWAGNQPRGVRGSRTLTLPLTHSPSHTRPHAHTSSHRDVEREGSLLAGGRWGLARAGVTLEVGTGWRTNRDPVRSSVWGDGELQGGEPGVILPGRLPGSIQGGRACPGRAREKWNRVCLLLRLPSCVSPSRQFGLDLSA from the exons CCAAgttaattgatttaaaaaataaatattaaaatatcagaGCTATAGCCCAGCAGTGGTaat CCTCACTTGTTCAAAACATTGTCAATAACACAAATGAAGAGGC CCATGGCATCATGACTGCTCTGGCATGCTCTATTTTCAAGGAAGGCTTTGAGGAAGTCAGCA GTGTTAATCCAGAGGAAATCAGGAGAGGTGTGATGTTAGTTGTTGATACTGAAATCGCTGAAATTAAAAAGCATCTAAAACCTGTGTCAACTCCTGAAGCGACTTCTCAGGATGCTATAACTTCTGCAAATGGGGACACAGACATCAGAAACatcaattttt ctggaaaCATTCTTTCTGATGCAATGAGAAATGTTGGAAGAAAGGTCCTCGTCACAGTGAAGGATAGAAAAAC GAGTGATAAACTAGAAATTATTGAGGGCATGAAGTTTGATAGAAGATATATCTCTCTACATTTTATTAACACACCAAAAGGTCATAATTATGAATTCCAAGATGCCTATATTGTATTGTGTAAAAAGAAATTCCTAGGATTGAGTCCATTTTATCTGCTTTTAAGATTGCCAGCTCTCACTGGAAGCCCTTTCGCCAAAGACACTGGCGGAGAAGCTCTAAGTACAGTCATTTTCAACA CCGAAGTTGGTCTTCAGGTTGCAGCAGTCAAAGCTACAGGGCTTGGGGTCAGAACAAGCTTAAAGAGATTGCTGTGTGCTACCAGTGATGCAGTATTTGGAGAAGGAGCATTGAATCTAAATCTTGTAGGTGTTCAAGCTTATGACTTAGGAAAGGTTGGAGAGGTCATTGTCACTAAAGATGGCACTACtatacttttaaaaggaaaagatgacAAAGCTGAAATTAAAAAAC atattCAAAAAATCACTGAAAGGTTAGACACCATAACCagtaaatataaaaaggaaaagctgAATGAGCATGTGGCTAAGTCTTCCCACGGAGTAGCTGTGCTGAAAGCTGAAGGAGCAAGTGATATTGAAATGAATAA AAGAGTTACAGATGTCCCCAACACTCCAAGAGCAGCTGTGGAAGAAGTACTTGCTCTAGGATAGGGTGTCTGTCTGCTTTGCTGCAACCCAGCCTTGAATTCCTTAATGCCTGCTAATGAAGAGCAGAAAATTG AAATTATTCAAGAAGCCCTCAAAATTCCTGCAGTGACTATTGCAAGGAATGCACGTGTTGAAGGATCTTTGATAATTGAGAAAATTCTACAGATTTTTCTCAGTGTTGGTTATGATCCTGTACTGGGAGATTTTGTGAACATGGTGGAAAGGGGAATCATTGATCCAACAAAAGTTGTAAGAACTGCTTTACTGGATGCTGCTGGGGTGGCCTCCATGTTAACTA GTGAAATTcctagagaagagaagaaggatccTGGAATGGAAACAATGGGGGGAATGAGAGCAG CATCTGCGGAGCGGCTAGGTGGAGCCCGCGCCCGCGGAGCCCTGGCGGACTCCAGATCCGGGTTTTGCCGGCCACCCCTTTCTCCGGCTGGAGAGCCCCCCTCCCCGGTCCTGGGAGCTCTCGCGCCCGTCGCCCCGCCGGTGGTGGCTCACTCCGGCCTCGGCTGCCTCGGCCGCCGCTCGCACCCCTGCCTGACTGCGGGGCGCGCCGCCCCACTAGCCTGCTCGGCCCGCAGCGCGCTCGCTTTTCCCAGTTCCCAGGAGCAGGGGATGCAGATGGCACGGCCGGGCCGGGAgggcgccgccaccgccgccgccaccaccgccgccgccgctggcATCTCGCGGACT caccgaAGCCGGCGGCCCCCGGCGGTTGGCGGTGACGGCGGCGGCTCGGAGCCCGGGCCCCGCGATGAAGCTCCCGCATGCCCGCAGCTACCCGGCCCCGCCGGCGAGCTGATCGGCCACCACCGGAGCTCGGGGCTCGCCACCCCCGGCAGGCACGCAGCCCTCCAGCGGGGCCCGGCGCCCGCTCTGCCCGCGCCTCCACGCCGTGCACCGGGGAAGGAGTTTGCGCGGCTGGctcctgggctctctctctcGGAGCGGGTTGCGGGCGGCGGAGCGGACCCTCGCCAGCCGGAGCACCTCGGGGGCCAGCAGGAGGAGGACGGCGAAGAGGGCTGGGCGGAGAAGCCACTGCTGGTCCTCGCCGCTGCCCCTACCTATCCCCTCCCTCCCGCTCGGAGGCGGAAAGGGGAGGacgaggaagaagaagaaaaagaaagagacggggggtggggtgggagaactGGATATAAAGATCGGCTTGGGGGGGGATGGTGGAAGATTTTTGGTCTCCTCAGCAGCGGCTTTTcttgcggcggcggcggcggcggcggcagcggcagagAAGGCAAGGCAGCCCCAGCTATGACTGCC TGGTCGCCCTGCTCGGGCGCAGGCGGCGGCATCCGCTGGGCGGGCAACCAACCGAGGGGGGTGCGGGGTTCACGTACACTCACCCTTCCACTCACACATTCGCCTTCGCACACTCGCCCTCACGCGCACACATCATCTCATCGTGATGTGGAGCGGGAAGGGAGCCTCCTGGCTGGTGGGCGCTGGGGGTTGGCACGG GCTGGAGTAACGCTGGAGGTGGGAACGGGTTGGAGGACGAACAGGGACCCGGTGAGGAGCTCAGTCTGGGGTGATGGCGAATTGCAGGGTGGTGAGCCTGGTGTGATCCTCCCTGGACGCCTGCCTGGGAGCATCCAAGGTGGCCGAGCTTGCCCAGGTCGCGCCCGGGAGAAGTGGAACCGCGTTTGCCTCCTTTTGCGTCTCCCCTCTTGTGTGTCCCCTTCACGGCAGTTTGGTTTGGACCTGAGTGCCTAG